From one Mya arenaria isolate MELC-2E11 chromosome 4, ASM2691426v1 genomic stretch:
- the LOC128232171 gene encoding C-type lectin domain family 6 member A-like — translation MNSLINVLDTICFLPLILLSHCGNSVSFEKYIGFKIFDNHTCTAEASLSTTSVVSSIVKCVMDCGHDDRCKSVFYGEDDGACTLCSEVFNYYAHQPAVANVHTKHLRPLQGSCPEGWLRFQYSCYTLTNASNGFHHDECVTMGAHAIYVESIEEQNFLAKTFKPATGEERVFLGYKKINNILYLAGTLTLPTFTYFKPGEGTISKQHCVLIWSNQWGDYLCEANAKTVCEIEL, via the exons ATGAATTCCTTGATAAACGTTTTAGATACGATTTGTTTCTTAcctttaattttattatcacaTTGTGGCAACAGTGTTTCATTTGAGAAATACATaggtttcaaaatatttgacaacCATACGTGCACAGCGGAGGCCAGCTTGTCTACCACTTCGGTTGTCTCGTCTATAGTAAAATGCGTGATGGATTGTGGCCACGACGACAGATGCAAGTCTGTCTTTTACGGAGAAGATGATGGTGCATGTACCTTGTGCAGCGAGGTTTTCAACTATTACGCTCACCAACCCGCAGTTGCTAATGTACACACCAAGCATCTCAGACCACTCCAGG gAAGTTGCCCGGAAGGTTGGTTGCGTTTCCAGTATTCCTGTTACACGCTGACGAATGCATCTAACGGGTTCCATCAT GATGAATGTGTTACGATGGGAGCCCATGCCATCTACGTGGAATCAATAGAGGAACAGAACTTCTTGGCCAAAACATTTAAACCTGCTACAGGAG AAGAAAGAGTATTCCTGGGATACAAGAAGATCAACAATATCCTGTACTTAGCCGGGACACTCACACTACCAACATTTACTTACTTCAAACCAGGGGAAGGAACAATTTCCAAGCAACATTGTGTTCTCATTTGGTCAAACCAATGGGGCGACTATTTGTGCGAGGCGAATGCAAAAACGGTTTGTGAAATTGAACTTTGA